The proteins below are encoded in one region of Spirochaetota bacterium:
- a CDS encoding efflux RND transporter periplasmic adaptor subunit has translation MKRGTKTILTVIVVIIAIIATYRLVVFIGNKIKPKQVTEEERVIPVKASKAIRMDITKTLNLSGDIVGKEVVNVFSQVPGKVMEILVKEGQFVKKGQILFRIDRDIVGMEYMPAVVESPLSGYVGTVMVDRGMSISPQTPLAQVVTMNQVEAVAQLIEEQINMVQIGMKAKVRVDAYPNTYFYGTVYRKNAVLDAASRTQEVRILIDNPQLKLRHGMFADIQIQMGAAKNAVVIPVDSILSDSSGNYYVYTVVDNKAFKQMVKPGFSLKNVTEVLSGIKEGDVVVTLGKENVGHGDKLLVYMEEIKQ, from the coding sequence ATGAAAAGGGGAACAAAAACAATACTTACCGTAATCGTTGTGATTATAGCAATTATTGCTACCTACAGGCTGGTAGTTTTTATTGGAAATAAAATAAAGCCCAAGCAGGTCACTGAAGAAGAGCGTGTCATTCCGGTAAAAGCGTCTAAGGCAATACGTATGGATATAACAAAAACGCTAAACTTAAGTGGCGATATTGTAGGCAAAGAGGTAGTGAACGTATTTTCGCAGGTGCCAGGCAAGGTAATGGAAATCCTTGTGAAAGAAGGCCAGTTTGTAAAAAAAGGGCAGATACTCTTCAGGATTGATCGGGACATAGTTGGTATGGAATACATGCCAGCTGTTGTTGAATCACCACTATCAGGATATGTAGGCACTGTTATGGTGGACAGAGGAATGTCCATAAGCCCGCAAACTCCCCTTGCGCAGGTTGTTACCATGAATCAGGTTGAAGCGGTTGCCCAGCTCATTGAGGAACAGATTAACATGGTACAGATTGGCATGAAGGCAAAGGTGCGTGTAGATGCCTATCCTAACACCTATTTTTACGGAACGGTGTATCGTAAAAATGCGGTGTTGGATGCAGCAAGTAGAACCCAGGAAGTGCGCATACTCATAGACAATCCACAGCTTAAGCTGCGCCATGGCATGTTTGCTGACATTCAGATACAGATGGGCGCTGCAAAGAATGCAGTGGTAATCCCGGTTGATAGTATTTTGAGCGATAGTTCCGGCAATTATTATGTATATACGGTAGTTGATAACAAGGCATTTAAACAAATGGTAAAGCCCGGATTTTCCTTAAAAAATGTTACAGAAGTTTTATCCGGCATCAAAGAAGGTGATGTGGTGGTAACATTAGGCAAGGAAAATGTGGGGCATGGCGATAAGCTGTTAGTGTATATGGAAGAGATAAAACAGTAA